The Juglans microcarpa x Juglans regia isolate MS1-56 chromosome 8D, Jm3101_v1.0, whole genome shotgun sequence genomic sequence ATCTTCATCTCATCAAATGGAGTTGAGGAGTTGTGACCAGATGCACTTTATTCAGGCTATTCAAGGTGGTTTGGTGACAAAAGTTCTCAATGTGACTCATGGAAGGCCTGCACTCACCTTCAAGAAGGTTAAAGATCTATATGAAGCTGCAGATGTCAAAAATCATGAGTTGCGTCCAAAAGATGAGTTTGAAAGTTTGTCGTTTGAGAGTGATAAGATAGATGTCAAAAGCCCATGCCTACCTTTGGCAGACAGAAGAACAATCAAAAGGGAGCCTGATGCTTCCAACTTATTTTGCAACAATGGTGACAAGAGAATTGACAGTGAATTGGATGGTCTAGACCTTTGTAGCATGACACTGAAGCAAATTACAGAGAGATGCAACTTAAAGAAAAGGAAGCATTCAAAATATGTTGAACTGAGTAATGAAACTGGtgaatcttcctcttttctAAAGTCGGATAATTCTAACTTtcgaaaagaggaagaagatctTGATCTTAAGGAGCCTCTCAGTAGTTGGAAATCTAAACATTCAAAGAATGTGAAGGTAAAGAAAAAGCGCAGGAAAAATCATTTCTTGACTTCGTCTCAAAGTGCCAAGTCGATTGTCAAATCTGAACAGGTCCCAAGTGATGAAGTTTTGCCACAATGTAGTGGGGATTTACCAGCTATCAATATTATAGAAACTACTGCAACTTCCTCCTGCCTAACATCAGATTATTCTAGCTTTcaaaaagtggaagaagatCTTGATCTGAAGGAACCTCTTAGCAGTTGGAAATCTAAACATTCAAAGAATGTGAAGGTAAAGAAAAAACGCATGAAAAACCATGTCTCAACTTCATCTCCAAGTGCCAAGTTGATTGTCAAATCTGAACAGGTTCCAAGTGATGAAGTTTTGCCAGGATATAGTACGGAGCCAGCTATCAATATCAAAGATGAGGTTTCTGAACCTGATTGCTTAGATCACCAAAATGTCATATGTGTTAGTGGTGATAGTTCCTTGCTTTGTCATGAGCCAGAGGGTTCTTGTCAAATGATGTTTAATGCGCCTTGTGAGAAAGCTAATGCATGTGTCTTGGAGacccaaattaaaatatcatttacaAAAGAACCACAATATTGTGCTACTAATGAAGTCTGTTATGAGTATACAGAACCTGAAGATCCCAAGTCTGGTCAGATTGTAAGTGCATCAGCTAGGGATTCTATGGTGGTGGGTGATATGGTTACAACCAGCCATGAGCACTCAGATTTGCCTGTACCAGAATCTGAGatgaaaggatatacccaaccgGTTGATGGTGACTTCTGCCTAGAAACCATATCTTCAACAGCAGATCATAGTTCACATGTTTCTGGTACCCCTCAAAGTAGTTCTCCTATGAAAGACATCTTATTGCATATTAACAATGATATTAAGGTTCCCGGTGGTGAAGTTTTGCTGCAATCTAGTGGGGATCTGTGGCCAGCTACCAATATGAAAGTTGAGGTCTCTGAATCTGATTCTCCAGGTTGCCAAAGATTCATATGTAGTAGTGGTGATCCTACCTGCCTTTGTGATGAGCTGGAGGGTTCTTGTGGAATGGTATCTGGTAAACTTTGTGAGGCAGCTAATGAATCTGTTTCAGAGACCCAGGTGTCAATTTCATTGACAGAAGAACCGCAATTTTGTGTTACGAATGAAGTGGGTTATGACTATACGGAACTTACAGATCCCAAGTCTGTCAAGATTGTAAGGGCCTCATGTAAGGATTCTATAGTGGCTAATACAGTAACAAATCATAATTTTGCAGACTTGCCTGTTCTAGAATCTGATATAGAAGTATATACCCATCCGATTCTGGATGACATCTCCTCTGGAACCATTTATTCAGTGACAGGCCATAGTTCTTGCGTTTCTGGTGTCTCTCAAAGTAGTTCTCCCATTACCATTCATAAGAGCCCTCAGGGTGTGGAACTAGGTCATGGTGGTGATACTTGTGTCTTTGAGGATGGCATTGCAGCGGAGTTGCCTTATAACCCCAAAGTTGGTGCTATTGATAGCTGTACCAGTGAATTTAGCTTGAGTCCTGATAGCTGTCTGGATTCTGTTGAGGATAATTCTTCTACAGCTAAAGTGAAGCAACCCCAAAGTAGTTCTCCTAGGACCATTCATGAGATCCCTCAAAGCAAGGAACTTGGTCATGGAGGTGATGCATATTTATTTGGGGATGGCATTGCAGCTGAGTTACCTTCTAACCCCAAGGTCGATGTTGTATCCAGGTTGACCAGTGACTGTAGCTCAAGTCCTGATTGCTTTGTGCATTCTGTTGAGGATGATTCACCTACACCTGAAATGAAACAACTCCAAAACTCTGCTTTTGCTGATGCAGACATAAATGTCTCAGCAAGGATCTATCCTTTAACTGATGAGCTTATGACGTCAGTTGGATTTGAATATCATCATCGTTCAAACTTACAGCACCCTCCTGCAAGGCTATATCCAACCAGAAAAGTGAGTGATTATTGATTGAATTTTTGTTTGGCatgattttcatatttgattttgttttttattgtgTACTTTCACCTACAGGCCATTTCTCCAACTTCTCAGGAAAGACTCCTCAAGGCAATGGATTTCAACGAATTAACCGACAATGAATATTACAGTAAGTGTTAAAGGTATTTTTTAACAAGTACAATAAGTACatcaaattcttatatttttggatctatGAACCTTCATGTTTATGCCTGATCCATGCCATCCCTATGAAGTGTTTTTGTATGATAAAGATACTGCTGTAGCCAGGGTGTGGCagatattacaaataaaaaacttgttAGATGATACgagattaaaataaattgtataacaATATAACAGCAGGGATGTAACAAAAGCCTTTTAGGTTTTTCTGAAATCTTCTGCTAAGTTCTTcccagaaaattgaaaataacgAATTTAAGAGGATATCCATTTGATGGTGAGTAAGAATTCTTTGAATGTTGTTTCAGTTTCCTTGGTTCATTGTTGTGACATCTTTGCATTTGAGGAAATGCAAAAAATTCTTGTGCTGCTAAAGAGCAGAAGAGGCTTTTTCTTGAAATGATATTAAATGGACCATTTCTGCATGTTTTCCATTCATTTAGAAAAGGTGTTTCTGCTTTCACATGACAtgactcaataaaaaataacctTTCTTTTTACTTctgtttcaaaataaaatcgTTACGTGGTGCCAAGAGATAAGTTCACATTCTGTTGTTTGAGTTTAATTTTGGTGATTTGGTTGTAGTTCCACTTTGTTCACTCAAATTCAGTTGTTGATagttattattatcattactATTATTGTTATTCTTGTCATTGATTCTTATTATTTCGCCTAGGATTAAGGAACTTTGAGATTCTCTATATCCATTTAATATCTGATTTACTCTTTTTTTGGGCCATGATGATGTAAGAATGTACGGGAGAGTTCTACTTTGGGAAGAACAAGTTTAGTAGCGTTGAAGGACCCAATCAGATCAGGGAAGATGAATTCAGCATTAAACCTCGACAAATTATTAGGAAGCAGAGTAGTAAGAGAGGCTTCCCTCCCAAAGCTGTTCACAAGGCTCCTTATCTTTCATATACTGTACCGCGTTTTAGCACCGGGTGCACCTCCATCCAAAGTTGTACACAGAGTGCCATAGAATTCTCGCAGCAGCAGATGAAAGACTTTGAATGTCTTGCCATGAAGCTAACAAAAGAGTTGCAGTCCATGAAGGACATTCTGGAAGAGAGGTTGCTCCCTGAAGACTGCCCAGCTCTGTCCTTGAAATATAAAGTGGATAGGGTGAGTGACTATACAGAAATGGTTGTTTACTTTTTAGCAAGTAAAAAGACATGATAAATCAACCATGGTTCTGAAGGTGAACAAAATTACTTTCTTTCCTTgtctttttttgtgtttttagtttttaaaatgtCCCAGTTGTAGTAATGCGTAGTATTGCATGTCATACCATTAAAACTTGTTTTTTTAAAGTACCATTAAAACTTACAAGTGACAATAAAATCCCACATGCTATGGGTCTGTGGCACTTGGATGGTTAAATAAAGAAGATGTATACCTATGCTTCCCTCTATCTCAGCTAATCTGATTTGTTACCTACCTGTCTCATAAAGATCAGTAGACAGCAGGCGTGGTGCATATCAAACTGTCATAATGTTGGATTACTTCATTAATcatgtttgaattttttgtttttttaccaTATGATTTTCTTACTCGTGTTTGGATCATGTGGAGGTGTGTCCATAGATT encodes the following:
- the LOC121242880 gene encoding uncharacterized protein LOC121242880 isoform X2, translating into MELRSCDQMHFIQAIQGGLVTKVLNVTHGRPALTFKKVKDLYEAADVKNHELRPKDEFESLSFESDKIDVKSPCLPLADRRTIKREPDASNLFCNNGDKRIDSELDGLDLCSMTLKQITERCNLKKRKHSKYVELSNETGESSSFLKSDNSNFRKEEEDLDLKEPLSSWKSKHSKNVKVKKKRRKNHFLTSSQSAKSIVKSEQVPSDEVLPQCSGDLPAINIIETTATSSCLTSDYSSFQKVEEDLDLKEPLSSWKSKHSKNVKVKKKRMKNHVSTSSPSAKLIVKSEQVPSDEVLPGYSTEPAINIKDEVSEPDCLDHQNVICVSGDSSLLCHEPEGSCQMMFNAPCEKANACVLETQIKISFTKEPQYCATNEVCYEYTEPEDPKSGQIVSASARDSMVVGDMVTTSHEHSDLPVPESEMKGYTQPVDGDFCLETISSTADHSSHVSGTPQSSSPMKDILLHINNDIKVPGGEVLLQSSGDLWPATNMKVEVSESDSPGCQRFICSSGDPTCLCDELEGSCGMVSGKLCEAANESVSETQVSISLTEEPQFCVTNEVGYDYTELTDPKSVKIVRASCKDSIVANTVTNHNFADLPVLESDIEVYTHPILDDISSGTIYSVTGHSSCVSGVSQSSSPITIHKSPQGVELGHGGDTCVFEDGIAAELPYNPKVGAIDSCTSEFSLSPDSCLDSVEDNSSTAKVKQPQSSSPRTIHEIPQSKELGHGGDAYLFGDGIAAELPSNPKVDVVSRLTSDCSSSPDCFVHSVEDDSPTPEMKQLQNSAFADADINVSARIYPLTDELMTSVGFEYHHRSNLQHPPARLYPTRKERLLKAMDFNELTDNEYYKCTGEFYFGKNKFSSVEGPNQIREDEFSIKPRQIIRKQSSKRGFPPKAVHKAPYLSYTVPRFSTGCTSIQSCTQSAIEFSQQQMKDFECLAMKLTKELQSMKDILEERLLPEDCPALSLKYKVDRARMAINNATKVEESTRRWLSMMARDCKRFCKIMGLTETGSGSSGNLVQNERKNSTSADEASGVLVNQLQRLAEMGSASSGNVVHKARKKITFADEAGGKLCHVRIFEDDTESVFESNDEKQELLITEQ
- the LOC121242880 gene encoding uncharacterized protein LOC121242880 isoform X1; this translates as MELRSCDQMHFIQAIQGGLVTKVLNVTHGRPALTFKKVKDLYEAADVKNHELRPKDEFESLSFESDKIDVKSPCLPLADRRTIKREPDASNLFCNNGDKRIDSELDGLDLCSMTLKQITERCNLKKRKHSKYVELSNETGESSSFLKSDNSNFRKEEEDLDLKEPLSSWKSKHSKNVKVKKKRRKNHFLTSSQSAKSIVKSEQVPSDEVLPQCSGDLPAINIIETTATSSCLTSDYSSFQKVEEDLDLKEPLSSWKSKHSKNVKVKKKRMKNHVSTSSPSAKLIVKSEQVPSDEVLPGYSTEPAINIKDEVSEPDCLDHQNVICVSGDSSLLCHEPEGSCQMMFNAPCEKANACVLETQIKISFTKEPQYCATNEVCYEYTEPEDPKSGQIVSASARDSMVVGDMVTTSHEHSDLPVPESEMKGYTQPVDGDFCLETISSTADHSSHVSGTPQSSSPMKDILLHINNDIKVPGGEVLLQSSGDLWPATNMKVEVSESDSPGCQRFICSSGDPTCLCDELEGSCGMVSGKLCEAANESVSETQVSISLTEEPQFCVTNEVGYDYTELTDPKSVKIVRASCKDSIVANTVTNHNFADLPVLESDIEVYTHPILDDISSGTIYSVTGHSSCVSGVSQSSSPITIHKSPQGVELGHGGDTCVFEDGIAAELPYNPKVGAIDSCTSEFSLSPDSCLDSVEDNSSTAKVKQPQSSSPRTIHEIPQSKELGHGGDAYLFGDGIAAELPSNPKVDVVSRLTSDCSSSPDCFVHSVEDDSPTPEMKQLQNSAFADADINVSARIYPLTDELMTSVGFEYHHRSNLQHPPARLYPTRKAISPTSQERLLKAMDFNELTDNEYYKCTGEFYFGKNKFSSVEGPNQIREDEFSIKPRQIIRKQSSKRGFPPKAVHKAPYLSYTVPRFSTGCTSIQSCTQSAIEFSQQQMKDFECLAMKLTKELQSMKDILEERLLPEDCPALSLKYKVDRARMAINNATKVEESTRRWLSMMARDCKRFCKIMGLTETGSGSSGNLVQNERKNSTSADEASGVLVNQLQRLAEMGSASSGNVVHKARKKITFADEAGGKLCHVRIFEDDTESVFESNDEKQELLITEQ